The following proteins come from a genomic window of Lolium rigidum isolate FL_2022 chromosome 5, APGP_CSIRO_Lrig_0.1, whole genome shotgun sequence:
- the LOC124651572 gene encoding PRELI domain containing protein 3A-like produces the protein MVVSYTQEHVYRHPWHRVTAAAWRKFTDPAAREAPLSHILDVETLSRDVDPRAGRLHAVRVIAGRPPPLPFLVRGLVASAGAGDLVLCVERTSVDAAARAMRVVYRNATFRRLVDVEEACSYAPHPDRPDDWTVFTQETRIRCAPLAAVSAAVAEMVERRCAESFVQNAAKGMEVVERICEGLADGEK, from the coding sequence ATGGTGGTCTCGTACACGCAGGAGCACGTGTACCGCCACCCCTGGCACCGCGTcaccgcggcggcgtggcgcaagTTCACGGACCCGGCGGCGCGCGAGGCGCCGCTCTCCCACATCCTGGACGTGGAGACGCTCTCCCGCGACGTCGACCCGCGCGCCGGGCGCCTCCACGCCGTGCGCGTCATCGCGGGCCGGCCCCCGCCGCTCCCGTTCCTCGTCCGCGGCCTCGTCGCCAGCGCGGGCGCCGGGGACCTCGTGCTCTGCGTGGAGCGCACCTCCGTTGACGCGGCCGCCCGGGCCATGCGCGTGGTCTACCGCAACGCCACCTTCCGGCGGCTCGTGGACGTGGAGGAAGCGTGCAGCTACGCGCCCCACCCGGACCGGCCGGACGACTGGACGGTGTTCACGCAGGAGACGCGCATCCGGTgcgcgccgctcgccgccgtgTCGGCCGCGGTGGCCGAGATGGTGGAGCGGCGGTGCGCGGAGAGCTTCGTGCAGAACGCGGCCAAGGGGATGGAGGTCGTCGAGAGGATCTGCGAAGGCCTGGCCGACGGAGAAAAGTAG